In the Methanobacterium sp. genome, GCTATATATCATCCAGAACATAAATAATAGTAGTCCAAACTGTGATGTTATAATGAAACCAGTTTTATGAAGACATTACATATAGAAATTTGGAGACCATGAATTCATGATCTATAGCAATGATCAATCACCACAGAAATTGAAAGAAAAACTTCTAGAGGATTACCAAAATCAATCGTTGGAAGATTTGGAAAATGGAGAAGAAATAGAGACTAACTATGGATCTTGTTACCGTTTTACCACTGAACAAAAGTTCAAAATCATTAAACCTGCTAAAGACAAGATTAACCAGAGTTTACTTGGCGATTTAAAATTGATTAAAGGAATAGGAGCCTGTAAGGAAAGAAAACTTAAAAAAGAAGGCTACTTATCCATTGAAGATCTAAAGGATCATCCTGTTTACTCAAAAGAAGCGAGCGAATTTATTGAAAGCATTGAAAATGAAAATATTCCCCACATCTTGGAGTGGATAACAGCAAGGCACTCACCATCACATAGGTTTAATCTTCTCTTATCTTCATTATCTGGAATTGAAAACATGCTTTTCATGGATATAGAGACTCTTGGACTTAAAGATGCTCCATTAATACTTATTGGTGTTGCTGAAGTATCTAATGATGGTTTAATAATAAACCAATATTTACTAAGAGATCTTAAAGAAGAAAAAGCAGTTTTAGAAAGTTTTATTGCACATCAGAATGATAATAATATTTATGTTACATTTAACGGTCGTAGCTTTGATGTGCCCTTCATTAGAAACAGAATGCATTACCATGGGATAAAAACTAAAATCAACACTAAACATTTGGATTTATTACATTTTTCACGGAAACAATGGAAAAACCAACTCCCCAACTGCCAATTGCAGACTCTCGAAAAACATCTTTTTGGTATAGAACGGTGCGATGATGTTCCTAGCAGTAAGGTACCAGAATTTTATCGTAGTTACCATGAAACAGGAAATATTGGACCATTAATCCCCATACTAGAACATAACAGAGAAGATGTTGTTACATTAGCAAAAATTTTATCTTTGCTAAATAAAACTACGGATTTGATTTGAAGTTGTTAGATTGATTTTCATGTTTTATTAGTTAATAAAACATTTTAAATAATTTTTTCAGTACAGATGTATTATGATATCTTTTTTTCTCACCCAACCTCTGCGAAGAGTGGGCATTCCTGCCTTCCAATAAATTTTCTTGCAAATTTAATGTTTTAGAGAATTATTTCCAATTTTTTTAACTTCCATACCCCTTATTTTCTAATATTATGGTTTTTCCCTCATCTTCAAGGACATCTGAATTTTTAATGCCCAGTTCATGGTATAATCGTTTTATCTCTAGGCCTCAATCCTTCTTATGACTTCAATTAATCAATACCCATTGGAAACTTCACTTTAAGATCTTCAAGGTACAGTAGTTTTCCGATATCTAATATTTCCTAAATCTTTTTGTGAATGTCTTTCCCAACACTATGACAGTTCTTCCAGTCTGCCTTATTCTGCAACACATGCAATGTCCACATTCATGGTTTCAATGGTATAGGCTGCCATGTGATAGGCTTTGGTGCAAAAATCAACACTATACATCTCCATATAATGTGGGCAACTCTATGGAATTGAGGCTACTTTCTTGTTTTTCATGTGTAGAGGTTATGTATTTTTTTTAGCTGAAAATTCTTATTTTTTTATGAGATGATTATTTAGAATCATCCCAACAGTTTTGCCTATTTTCTTTTTTTTGAGGGATTTTCTTTTGAGGGATGTGGATTAAATAGATATTTAACCTATTCTTTTTTCCCTCCAGCCATCGATGCCAGGGCTCCTAAAAAACTTAAGATGGTAAAAATAACAAATGATATTCGGGTGCTATTGAGAAATTCAGGATAGTTCTGCTTACTTATGATGGAACTTCCCATAAACAGGACCATAACCATAAGAACGATTCCCATTCCTGACATCTGCCCCAAAACCCTCATGGTACTTAGAGTTGTGGATGCTACCCCATAAAGGCGTGATTCTACAGTGCCCATCAAGGCATTGGTATTGGGAGAAGAAAAATTGGCAAATCCCAGACCAAGAAGACATAACCCAATTATGATGATTATCAAACTAGTTTCTTCTACTAAAAAAGTGAATAATATACATCCTATGGTGTTGAGAATCATTCCAAATGCAGCAACTTTGCGGGGTTCGGCTAAGTCTGATAA is a window encoding:
- a CDS encoding exonuclease, with the protein product MIYSNDQSPQKLKEKLLEDYQNQSLEDLENGEEIETNYGSCYRFTTEQKFKIIKPAKDKINQSLLGDLKLIKGIGACKERKLKKEGYLSIEDLKDHPVYSKEASEFIESIENENIPHILEWITARHSPSHRFNLLLSSLSGIENMLFMDIETLGLKDAPLILIGVAEVSNDGLIINQYLLRDLKEEKAVLESFIAHQNDNNIYVTFNGRSFDVPFIRNRMHYHGIKTKINTKHLDLLHFSRKQWKNQLPNCQLQTLEKHLFGIERCDDVPSSKVPEFYRSYHETGNIGPLIPILEHNREDVVTLAKILSLLNKTTDLI